A part of Bacillus thuringiensis genomic DNA contains:
- a CDS encoding DUF4865 family protein → MIGMQYKVILPKDYDMEIIKKRVKDNGHKTDGFQELNFKAYLITEAGKDGNFYNCYAPLYIWNGHEGMNKFIFEGYYDNILQSFGWQQINIGVPFVVNVSNDFRKSRYVVEYVGSISQSKTLIETQLNKNVQNIEKCLGNVIVYNPDKWGYSRFNFYEEKPDIAVNKGVTVYEILHISR, encoded by the coding sequence ATGATTGGAATGCAATATAAGGTCATTTTGCCAAAGGATTATGACATGGAGATTATTAAAAAAAGGGTAAAGGATAATGGGCATAAAACGGATGGTTTTCAAGAATTGAATTTCAAAGCATATTTAATTACTGAGGCAGGTAAGGATGGGAATTTCTATAATTGCTATGCACCTTTATATATTTGGAATGGCCATGAAGGAATGAACAAATTTATCTTTGAAGGGTATTACGATAATATTTTACAATCGTTCGGGTGGCAACAAATAAATATAGGTGTTCCATTCGTTGTTAATGTAAGTAATGACTTTAGAAAAAGTAGATATGTTGTTGAATATGTAGGGAGTATTTCTCAAAGTAAAACGCTGATTGAGACGCAATTAAATAAAAATGTGCAAAACATAGAAAAATGTTTAGGCAATGTAATCGTTTATAATCCGGATAAATGGGGATATAGTAGGTTTAATTTTTATGAGGAGAAGCCTGACATTGCAGTAAATAAGGGTGTTACAGTATATGAGATTTTACACATTTCACGATGA
- a CDS encoding tautomerase family protein: MPFVKVYYPGNILNKEELKKIGECIHLSLMEHFNIPENDFFHMYLPYQQKHFLHNPYYLLERGEKRTENMIYVSITCGPGRTIKQKRDLYQSISSKVSKCSSVKSADIFITLNETSAENWSFGQGLAQLVKVKVE; encoded by the coding sequence ATGCCTTTTGTGAAGGTTTATTATCCTGGAAATATATTAAATAAAGAAGAGTTGAAAAAGATAGGTGAATGTATCCATCTTTCATTAATGGAACATTTTAATATTCCTGAAAATGATTTTTTTCACATGTATTTACCTTATCAACAAAAGCACTTTTTACATAATCCATATTATTTATTAGAAAGAGGAGAAAAGAGAACAGAGAATATGATTTATGTTTCTATTACATGTGGACCGGGAAGAACGATAAAACAGAAAAGGGATCTGTATCAGTCGATATCCTCGAAGGTTTCTAAATGTTCTAGTGTAAAAAGTGCAGATATTTTTATTACGCTAAATGAGACTTCTGCTGAAAATTGGTCATTTGGTCAAGGATTGGCACAATTGGTAAAAGTGAAGGTGGAGTGA